The nucleotide sequence TAGCTTTTCCAATACTTTATGATGATAATCATTCTGGGCTTTTACCCAAACTTTGTTAACGCCCGCTTCTTTTAAAAGCAAGGTAGTCAAAATACTTGCTTGAATGTCTTCTCCGATTGAAACAATAACATGGTTGAAGTTTCGAATGCCTAGAGATTTCATTACCTTTTCATCTGTTGAATTGGCTTGAACCGCTTGAGTTGCGATCGTTGCAAATTCATTTACTTTTTCCATATCATTATCAATTGCTAGGACATCGTAGCCCATAGTGGCAAATTCTCTACAAATGCTGCCCCCAAAGCGACCAAGTCCAATTACGGCAAACTGTTTTTTTTTCATTACGATTCTCCCCTTAACTACATGAAGTTTTCCTTCGTTGTCCTCTAGCCTTGCTGGTTAAGAGGTTCTGTAAATCAGTAAAAAAACGCAAAAAAAGACCACACAAAAAAGCGGGTCCGGTTTTTCACCAAATTGACCTCTCCAGTGACATGACGCTTACGGGGTTAGCTGTCGGATTAGGGATTGGAGTATCCCTTTTTGCGTAAAGCAAAATTCACCCCAAAAAATTGGTTCCCCCGTTTCACAGTAGTTTTACCATAAAAACAACTGTAAATTCAGCGATCTAAAGCCTGCTAAATTTTGAATTACATATACTGTAATCCTCCATCTTTTAAATGTCAATCCATTTTTATAGTGTTAACAAATACTTTACATTTTTCCTGAAAATTGAAGAACCAAAACTACGATTCCAACGATCCATACATAGATCGCAAACCCTTTAAGCGTGCCGGTTTGCAGAAGTTTAATCATCCATTTCACAGCAATATATCCGAAGATTGCTGATGCTAACGTACCAATCGCAAGCGCTGAAAAAGAGATCGGTGGCTGTGCACCCGTGAAAAGATCTTTTGACTGAAGAACAACCCCACCTGCAATGGATGGGATGGAGAGTAAAAATGAAAAGTACGCTGCTGCTTTTTTATCGATTTTACAAAATAACGCCGCTGCAATTGTGAGACCAGACCGGGAAACTGCCGGAAGAATAGCCGCTCCTTGAAATGTTCCGATCACTAGAGCATCGCGTATTGTAATGTCACCAATTCCTTTGTACCCGTTCCGTTTATAAGAATCAGCCCACCATAACAATAATCCTGTCAGCAAAAACTCCCATCCGACGGTTATCCCTGTTTTAGAGATTTCTTCAAAAAAACCTTTAAAAGCCAGTCCGATTATAGCAGTTGGAATCGTTCCTGCAATGAGCAGAATTCCGATTTTGCTGAACGGCCTTCTTATAACTTCTAAAATCTCTTTTCCATAGACGGTCATAACGGCAATCAGTGTACCAATATGCAGCATACTATCAAGGAATAGTCCCGCTTCCTCCAGCTGAAATACTTGCCTTCCTAAGAGCAAGTGCCCTGTCGAGCTCACAGGTAAAAATTCAGTTAAGCCTTGGACAATACCTAATATTAGGGCCTCGAGCCAATCCATAAAAAAATCCCCCTCTATAAATGGTCTCGTACAACCTATTCTATAAAGGGGTTTTCTATGCTATGTTTTCTAATAGGCGGCGAATCTCTTCGTCAGTTTCGTTTCTGCGGTACTCACGTA is from Fictibacillus sp. b24 and encodes:
- a CDS encoding potassium channel family protein gives rise to the protein MKKKQFAVIGLGRFGGSICREFATMGYDVLAIDNDMEKVNEFATIATQAVQANSTDEKVMKSLGIRNFNHVIVSIGEDIQASILTTLLLKEAGVNKVWVKAQNDYHHKVLEKLGADRIIHPERDMALRVAQLISSEKIIDFIELSHEHSIVEIGVTDKLVNKTLTDLDVRARYGCNIVAIKRGDEIHVSPIADVSLEYGDILVVIGKNEDLNRFEDEGV
- a CDS encoding undecaprenyl-diphosphate phosphatase, with amino-acid sequence MDWLEALILGIVQGLTEFLPVSSTGHLLLGRQVFQLEEAGLFLDSMLHIGTLIAVMTVYGKEILEVIRRPFSKIGILLIAGTIPTAIIGLAFKGFFEEISKTGITVGWEFLLTGLLLWWADSYKRNGYKGIGDITIRDALVIGTFQGAAILPAVSRSGLTIAAALFCKIDKKAAAYFSFLLSIPSIAGGVVLQSKDLFTGAQPPISFSALAIGTLASAIFGYIAVKWMIKLLQTGTLKGFAIYVWIVGIVVLVLQFSGKM